A single window of Thalassomonas viridans DNA harbors:
- a CDS encoding DUF99 family protein: MKSLAEVIRLNKQLRTIGFDDAPFNRKAGSKVNISGIVCTNTRFEGMLWGEASKDGVDATDVLIDMLKPSKFYQQVHAVLLDGIAIGGFNLINLETLSESLQLPCIAVMRKHPDVAAVKKVLSRFDDAESRLATLAAAGDIYTYTSPTDKTFYFQMKGCSAETAGLLLEKVTDNGNVPETLRLAHLIGAAVKTGQSSNSA, from the coding sequence ATGAAGTCATTAGCAGAAGTTATAAGATTAAATAAGCAGTTGCGCACCATAGGTTTTGACGACGCCCCCTTTAACCGTAAAGCCGGCAGTAAAGTTAATATTTCCGGGATTGTCTGCACCAATACCCGCTTTGAAGGCATGTTGTGGGGGGAGGCCAGTAAAGACGGGGTTGATGCCACAGACGTGCTGATCGATATGCTCAAACCCAGCAAGTTCTATCAGCAGGTGCATGCGGTATTGCTGGACGGCATTGCCATCGGCGGTTTTAACCTGATTAACCTGGAAACATTAAGCGAGTCCCTGCAGTTACCCTGTATTGCCGTGATGCGCAAACACCCGGATGTTGCCGCGGTGAAAAAGGTGTTAAGCCGCTTTGACGATGCCGAATCTCGTTTAGCTACTTTGGCGGCGGCCGGGGATATTTATACTTACACTTCGCCGACGGATAAAACCTTTTATTTCCAGATGAAAGGCTGCTCGGCTGAAACGGCAGGCTTGCTGCTGGAAAAAGTCACTGACAATGGCAACGTGCCGGAAACTTTGCGCCTGGCGCATTTGATCGGCGCTGCGGTTAAAACCGGCCAAAGCAGTAATAGCGCATAA
- a CDS encoding type II toxin-antitoxin system RelE family toxin, with the protein MYKVTIHREAKKDIKKLHPQDRKRVIQALEQISENPYLYGSKRLVGYVDILRYRVGTYRIIYRVNDYELEVLILDAKPRGEVYKKY; encoded by the coding sequence ATGTACAAGGTAACCATACACAGAGAAGCTAAAAAAGACATAAAAAAGCTGCATCCTCAAGACAGAAAGCGGGTTATTCAGGCTCTTGAACAAATTTCAGAGAATCCATATTTATATGGTTCAAAACGCTTGGTAGGTTATGTTGATATCTTACGTTATCGAGTAGGCACTTACCGCATTATTTATCGTGTCAATGATTATGAACTGGAAGTATTAATTCTAGATGCTAAACCTAGAGGTGAAGTATATAAAAAATATTAA